In Drosophila innubila isolate TH190305 chromosome 2R unlocalized genomic scaffold, UK_Dinn_1.0 1_C_2R, whole genome shotgun sequence, the following are encoded in one genomic region:
- the LOC117785157 gene encoding trichohyalin-like: MKLNMACSAQPGHKEFVRKESGIRPTVLSSKRFEGILSRSRQDERREVLAAVEEEQRYKQYLRDGSDALCECFTNVHNHQVTDEDTLQKTRDEQLIERTKDQRAKQLLDEQRKERIMRANQILHLMKPGPRALHHALQQSETIKQRKYNDAINAEIAQDALRQRRLEDQQCPEVLIPFGQNTEEQEKAEQKEKSLSMRAYFLQDLEERRQRKLDAREQEIYESIVEREQYKCLQEKEDKAAKELAVSKREFCRNAYKDALKEKAEKAKFENICEQIDNRIRCVTQVAQRNLQGRYSKQILEMRDNQIRNRESKAAQLGQLQQEKKLQEEQRRADREEVYEAEVEVHEMGRKCRQEELSRQRRAYELDERKLEAEKKQRNAEIRRYEIATRYRNAEANKRFFNAEKERQMKVTKDLREALCGQRQQFLQQHKDELLRTAACQDDPNLKDDLAFFEEATGVIKESQEMGRPLYPLAKVVSDYKRDNQVGIMPERQMIRRNTTRDTCWPGYLSKADLAYEKYEHREKCRQENAKQHNKIFDDCLKITNMASAERPFKPCVQTGLTKCLRYKDMPTLESVKSFEIQNQTNTQSAENPDIKSVDFIEIPRDTKTQPQDIESTLSTTSKRGLGGSDHLPELKRDGISRSLIGVVSTKHKRSSRFADAKNKDSTTKNHFNMENLDTFETPNETEKNIDPTTLKKKESTLSTAFKTGSKNLDLLPGYKRDGISRSFIGVASTKQKSVDSRRGSGDADIFSRSSAGPKRSTMLPNVTNNLTSKKHGFRNESTGSYRSGRGSGSAVIQRSSTNLKRLTKLPDLKLYFSSKPQTLRKESARSAGSRRGSGGADPKRSPKLPDLNRYLTSKPHFLHKTLKRSALPKKSYGVADLLAPDIGSDRVSTGQKRAQKLPDLTQYWTPKLLALQNTDANQGQTNVLRSQDSDRRANKSNTKFTWKAV, encoded by the exons ATGAAACTCAATATGGCATGTAGTGCCCAACCGGGCCACAAGGAGTTCGTAAGGAAGGAATCGGGAATTCGGCCAACTGTATTATCATCGAAACGCTTTGAGGGCATCTTGTCCAGATCGAGACAGGATGAAAGACGAGAGGTGTTGGCTGCGGTCGAGGAGGAGCAACGGTATAAGCAATATCTTAGGGATGGCAGCGATGCCCTTTGCGAGTGCTTCACAAATGTTCACAATCATCAGGTAACAGACGAAGATACACTTCAGAAAACCAGGGATGAACAACTGATCGAACGGACCAAAGATCAACGGGCCAAACAATTGTTGGATGAGCAGCGCAAGGAAAGGATTATGCGTGCCAATCAAATCCTGCATCTAATGAAGCCAGGACCACGTGCCCTTCACCATGCTCTGCAGCAGAGTGAAACCATCAAGCAACGTAAATATAATGATGCCATCAATGCGGAAATAGCACAGGATGCACTGCGTCAGAGGCGCTTGGAAGATCAACAGTGCCCGGAGGTCTTGATACCATTTGGTCAAAATACTGAGGAGCAGGAGAAAGCTGAACAAAAGGAGAAATCGCTTTCTATGCGTGCATATTTCTTACAGGATCTCGAAGAGAGACGTCAACGTAAGCTGGACGCCAGGGAACAAGAGATTTACGAATCAATTGTTGAGCGAGAACAGTACAAGTGCCTACAGGAAAAAGAGGACAAGGCGGCCAAGGAGCTGGCGGTCAGCAAACGTGAGTTTTGCCGAAATGCCTATAAGGATGCCCTCAAGGAAAAAGCGGAGAAAGCTAAAT TCGAGAATATATGTGAACAAATTGATAATCGCATAAGATGCGTTACTCAAGTAGCACAACGTAATCTACAAGGTCGCTATAGCAAACAAATCTTGGAGATGCGTGACAATCAGATACGAAATCGGGAGTCCAAAGCCGCACAGCTTGGTCAGCTGCAGCAGGAGAAGAAGCTGCAGGAGGAGCAGAGACGAGCTGACAGAGAGGAAGTGTATGAAGCAGAGGTTGAAGTGCATGAGATGGGCCGAAAATGCCGACAAGAGGAACTATCCAGGCAGCGGCGAGCCTATGAGCTAGACGAGCGCAAACTTGAAGCGGAGAAGAAACAACGGAATGCAGAAATACGACGTTATGAAATTGCCACACGCTATAGAAATGCGGAGGCTAACAAACGATTCTTTAATGCCGAAAAGGAGCGACAGATGAAAGTAACCAAGGACCTGCGTGAAGCTCTCTGCGGACAACGGCAACAGTTCCTGCAACAACATAAGGATGAGCTGTTGCGTACAGCGGCTTGCCAAGATGATCCGAATTTGAAGGATGATTTGGCCTTTTTTGAGGAAGCAACCGGGGTAATAAAGGAATCCCAAGAGATGGGACGACCATTGTATCCACTGGCCAAAGTTGTAAGCGATTATAAACGCGATAACCAGGTCGGCATAATGCCGGAGCGTCAAATGATTCGTCGAAATACAACCCGTGACACTTGCTGGCCAGGATATCTTTCCAAGGCGGACTTGGCCTACGAAAAGTACGAACATCGGGAGAAATGCCGCCAGGAAAATGCAAAGcaacacaataaaatatttgacgaTTGCctcaaaattacaaatatggCATCTGCAGAGCGTCCTTTTAAGCCTTGCGTCCAGACTGGACTCACCAAGTGTCTACGGTACAAAGATATGCCCACCCTGGAGAGCGTCAAGTcctttgaaattcaaaatcaaactaATACTCAATCAGCAGAGAATCCCGACATTAAGAGTGTCGATTTCATTGAAATTCCAAGGGATACTAAAACTCAACCTCAAGATATAGAATCAACACTGTCGACTACATCTAAGAGAGGCTTAGGAGGCTCTGATCACTTGCCAGAACTTAAACGCGATGGTATTTCGAGATCTCTTATTGGTGTGGTTTCTACAAAGCACAAAAGATCCTCTAGATTTGCTGatgcaaaaaacaaagattCAACAACGAAGAATCATTTCAACATGGAGAATCTTGATACCTTTGAAACTCCAAATGAAACAGAAAAGAACATAGATCCAACTACgcttaaaaagaaagaatCAACACTATCTACTGCTTTTAAAACAGGCTCAAAAAATCTAGATCTCTTACCAGGTTATAAGCGAGATGGCATTTCAAGATCTTTTATTGGTGTAGCTTCTACAAAGCAAAAATCAGTTGATTCCAGAAGAGGATCAGGTGATGCAGATATCTTTTCAAGATCATCAGCAGGTCCAAAGCGATCCACAATGTTACCTAATGTAACAAACAACCTAACCTCAAAAAAACATGGTTTTCGGAACGAATCAACAGGATCATATCGTTCAGGAAGAGGATCGGGAAGTGCTGTTATCCAAAGATCTTCTACTAACCTTAAGCGATTAACAAAGTTGCCTGATCTTAAACTATATTTTAGTTCAAAACCACAGACTCTTCGCAAGGAATCAGCTCGATCAGCAGGATCTAGAAGAGGATCAGGAGGTGCAGATCCGAAGCGATCGCCGAAATTGCCCGATTTAAATCGCTATTTAACCTCGAAACCACATTTTCTTCACAAGACCTTGAAACGATCCGCTCTTCCTAAAAAAAGCTATGGAGTTGCAGATCTTTTGGCACCTGACATTGGTTCTGATAGAGTCTCCACAGGTCAAAAGCGAGCCCAAAAGTTGCCAGATTTAACACAATATTGGACCCCAAAGCTATTAGCTCTACAAAATACCGACGCAAACCAGGGACAAACTAACGTTCTGCGCTCACAGGATAGCGATCGACGAGCTAATAAATCAAACACGAAATTCACATGGAAAGCAGTCTGA
- the LOC117784577 gene encoding 5-hydroxytryptamine receptor 1D, whose product MDLKTGSLLVAPAVKNSSCSHPRYTGHNFILHIGIAETIEAVLILVLTLGVIGANCLVIFVINNRRYAAYIHQQPRYLLTSLALNDLTIGLLITPFGLMPALFHCWPYGEIFCQIQALLRGALSQQSAVILVCMAVDRYMCALHPRRYYQHSSKKGCVAILSLTWIISLTVFGFLVLPKGYYFNNTGLMACEPFYSKPSYRILSTCALYFPTTMVLMYCYGSSFHMSRFRLNDPTMPLTAAAHHPHPHHPPQQLQQHQQQQQQQSSHIFGHGGHGHSHHPHHHHRAPVMNHLSMAMSMGLVGMPSMTNKITKKIVPIQEKNSSGNTSRSMAAISLGFIVMVTPWTIQEIVTACTGSKLPPFLDFLVTWTSLSNSLWNPFMYWLLNSDFRRLSRQLMPNKCFPNEDTPEHKSACCHINANDFEITTLPMPPEPPVSRPPANNGGTSGGGGGCGGGGGGISGAIGGSVLGICARSRANSLSRSASQYIRGTLGGGGAHGHAHQPAGDGYATVRPDIEGLSEKYWGEILERTVSSGNLHAMQKTFPHFPYHQHSGIGVHGHVHQVHQPQQHQTTSFSKHSDLHLNISTTAQEATAAELSKFSTSEPKLCEHLFHDANCAKSKLLGNAADAAASSSVSTVASKLAIGRSIPDI is encoded by the exons ATGGACCTGAAGACTGGCTCATTGCTTGTAGCACCAGCGGTTAAGAATTCCAGTTGCTCACATCCGCGTTATACTGGCCACAATTTTATATTGCATATTGGCATTGCGGAGACCATTGAGGCAGTGCTCATTTTGGTCCTAACGCTGGGTGTAATTGGGGCCAACTGTCTGGTCATCTTTGTCATTAATAATCGTCGCTATGCCGCCTACATACATCAACAG CCACGTTATCTGCTCACATCGTTGGCTCTGAATGACCTGACAATTGGTCTGCTAATTACACCGTTTGGGCTAATGCCGGCATTGTTTCATTGTTGGCCATATGGGGAGATCTTCTGTCAGATACAG GCATTGTTGCGTGGTGCATTGTCGCAACAGAGTGCCGTTATTCTCGTCTGCATGGCCGTGGACAGATACATGTGTGCGTTGCATCCGCGACGTTATTATCAGCACTCCAGCAAGAAG GGTTGCGTTGCCATTTTGAGCTTAACATGGATTATCAGCCTGACAGTGTTCGGATTTCTCGTACTGCCGAAAG GCTACTATTTCAACAACACGGGCCTAATGGCCTGCGAGCCATTCTACAGTAAACCCTCGTATCGAATTTTATCAACGTGTGCATTATACTTTCCCACCACGATGGTGCTGATGTACTGTTATGGTTCCAGCTTTCACATGAGTCGCTTTCGACTAAATGATCCAACCATGCCCCTCACAGCGGCCGCCCACCATCCACATCCACACCATCCgccacaacaactgcagcagcaccaacagcaacaacagcaacaatcatcGCACATATTTGGACATGGCGGACATGGACACTCACATCATCCCCATCATCACCATCGGGCACCAGTTATGAACCATTTGAGCATGGCCATGAGCATGGGCCTCGTTGGGATGCCGAGCATGACAAATAAGATTACCAAGAAG ATTGTGCCCATACAGGAGAAGAACTCGAGTGGCAACACGTCACGTTCTATGGCCGCAATTTCGCTGGGTTTCATTGTTATGGTCACACCGTGGACCATCCAGGAGATCGTTACTGCATGCACGGGCTCCAAG TTGCCTCCGTTTCTAGATTTTCTGGTCACCTGGACATCTTTGAGTAACAGTTTGTGGAATCCCTTTATGTATTGGCTGTTAAATTCGGACTTTCGACGCCTAAGCCGTCAACTGATGCCCAACAAA TGCTTTCCCAACGAGGATACGCCAGAACACAAATCAGCCTGTTGTCACATCAATGCAAACGATTTTGAAATCACAACGCTTCCGATGCCACCCGAGCCTCCCGTCTCGCGTCCTCCGGCCAACAATGGCGGCACAAGCGGAGGCGGTGGGGGAtgtggtggcggtggcggtggcattAGTGGCGCCATTGGCGGCTCTGTGCTTGGCATCTGTGCGCGTTCCAGAGCCAACAGTTTGAGTCGCAGCGCATCGCAGTACATAAGAGGCACTTTGGGCGGCGGAGGAGCACATGGTCATGCTCATCAGCCAGCGGGCGATGGCTATGCAACCGTACGGCCAGATATTGAGGGACTGTCCGAGAAGTATTGGGGTGAAATCCTGGAGCGCACCGTCAGCTCGGGCAATCTGCATGCCATGCAGAAGACTTTTCCACACTTTCCCTATCATCAGCACAGCGGCATTGGTGTCCATGGTCATGTGCATCAGGTGCATCAGCCGCAACAGCATCAGACCACCTCGTTTAGTAAGCACAGTGATCTACATTTGAACATATCCACGACAGCCCAAGAGGCCACAGCAGCGGAGCTGAGCAAGTTTTCCACATCGGAGCCAAAGCTCTGCGAGCATCTCTTCCATGATGCCAATTGTGCCAAGAGTAAACTGCTTGGCAACGCCGCAGATGCAGCTGCATCTTCCTCCGTCTCCACGGTGGCCTCTAAGCTGGCCATCGGTCGCAGTATACCGGACATTTAG
- the LOC117784616 gene encoding dynein light chain roadblock-type 1 encodes MADDKRSTVNVAPPAKAYDDDAFVHHFAIRGAREIIVMDSSGRPMRSTVSQRRSFAYASHLYALATMARNVVRDLDPSNDVTFLRLRSVRQEVHISINQEFIVVVIQRLKKQKE; translated from the exons atggcAGATGATAAACGTTCAACCGTAAACGTTGCACC ACCTGCCAAAGCCTATGACGACGATGCATTTGTGCATCATTTTGCAATTCGTGGCGCACGCGAAATAATCGTTATGGACTCCTCTGGCAGACCAATGCGATCCACGGTTAGCCAAAGGCGTTCCTTTGCCTATGCAAGCCATTTATACGCATTGGCGACCATGGCACGCAATGTGGTTAGGGATTTGGATCCATCGAATGACGTGACCTTTTTGCGTTTGCGTTCTGTTCGTCAGGAGGTACATATATCCATAAATCAGGAATTCATAGTTGTCGTCATACAGAGactaaagaaacaaaaagaataa